In Setaria italica strain Yugu1 chromosome IX, Setaria_italica_v2.0, whole genome shotgun sequence, the genomic stretch gGGAGAGGATGAAGCTGCTGGAGATTGAGCAGGGCGAGGGGCTCAGAGCTCGGAAACGGGAAGCCGAGGAGCGCATCCGCGACTACGATCCCAAGCAGGGGGGCGTCTACTACACCCGATTCTACTATGCCTATGACCTCGCCTCTTTCGACCACGACGAGGAGTGTGAGTAGTCCGTCTCATCAGTCCCCTCTTGCCATGCTCTGCGTGCCCTAGTTGCATAATGTCTACTGTCTGCAGCATCTACATCATTATAATTTATAActattgtttgtttgcttgctcGATCCTTATTAGATTCACTTAATCTGTACCATGTCATGGTAACTTCGGTTCTAGTTCTTGACAGCCAAAGAAAAGTGCTTGCTAAAATTTCAATAACAATCTAAATTATGGCACATCCTCTATGCAATCGTGCCAATGTATTCCAAATTGTCAAGTAATAAAGTTTGTATAAAATACTTGATTGGTTATGCAGTGTGGCTATAATTTCTTTTTGGCAAAGTTTATTGCCAGACCTATACTCCTGATGATGAAAGGTGCATTAAATGTTCAATGGGTATTTGTGCTTTGAAGACCAAAAGAAACTCGCTGACTTTTCTTGGTTGGGAGCCTTACAAATGATTTTGAAATCCTAGTAAAATAAAGAAATTGCTGATCGTAGGCCCTGAAGAAACTATAAATTTCCAAATCAAGTAATCGGAAACATACTATTTGCTTACTACATGGTAAGTATCACTAATGTCAGTGGAATATTTCATACATGTGCAGTTACAGTATAGGAGTACATTTTTATAGTCACTGAATGGTTGGAGTTGGACACAGCCAATGAATAAGGAACGTGTCGATTTGGATAATTCACTTATCGCTGGTCTGATGCTGTAACCACCCAACCAATAGTTGTAACAGATCACCTGTTTGCTTTAAGTTCTCTGTTCCCATAATGGTGTCAGTTACTGATCTCATAGGTGTCTGATAAAAGGGTCACAAGTTCAATGAGTATTTGATCCAAAGACATATATACTACTTGATGTGGTTTGATGAGGGGAGTCAGTTTGTAATCAGCAATGTAGGAATTAGGATAGGAGCATAATATCTACTCAATTTGTCATAatcctttgtttttgtttttttcattgCAGCGCCCATTCCGCCGATGAGATTTACTAATGCGGTCTACAAAAGTAACGACGACTATGAGCTGTGTGAGGCAGTAAACATCTTATCTATGAAGGTAGGCTCCTTGGATATTGAATTCCCAATCCATGTCTATGGCACTGTCATTGTGAGGGACAGCCTTGACAAATAGTGTGTCTATCTCTTCCGGCGTGATAGAGAAGAGTCCCAAACCATCAACTCTAAGGTATGCAGTTGCTTTTAAAAAACCCATCTTGCTCACAGAGGGAAGTTACCGATTGACAATGTAAATTCTATAGTTCTAGTGGCTGACATGGTGATACACGTCTTCATTTGTCATTCTGAATTCGCATGGTGTTGGAAGTTGTGAGGTTTCCACATCACTGATCAACCATCAAAATGTCAGCTAACCGTGTCATAATCATATCACAATACACATTTAGAACGAAGTGTGTAACTGTTGTGTGTGTtttttcttgtgcttgttttgTGCACACCAAAAGGGCATACACTGTTGGAATTAGATGATGGAACTTTCCCCTTGAGCGTAGTATAAGATAGTTAAACATGAGTCCAGTTGTGAAATAATAAGGATATGTCACTGTTACTGTTTCGTTTGGAGACTGGAGAGGGTAATATCATATGGTTTAGATATGGCATCAGACATAATAACACTGCAGAACAATCTAGCTTCTAGTCAGTCTAATGATACTACCCTATGGGATGTACATGAGTATAGCATTTGAACATTCACAATTTTATCTTGGTAACAGCTTTCTTATGCTTTGTGGCTGGAATTTTATTCTACCTGTATTGCAGATATTCGTTTTTTATATTTGGATAACTTATCATGCAAGTTGTGTAGGATGAATCGCTGATCTTGACAGGTCCAAAACGAGGACTTGCACTAATAAGTAATGCATATGTTGAGACTAATCTGATTATCAAGGGTGATGAGAAGCAGGAGGACAGACAACTCAGTAAAGGAATCTTGACGATTCCAGGCATGGAACAGAGAGTGTTGATAAGATGTGAGCTCTAAAGTTGTTCTCTTGCTACCAGGCTCAGCACTGTGGATGTGATGTATGGAGTTGTGAAAGATGCAGTGGAGGCAACAATTTCAATTGAAGTTTTAGCTGGAGAATTTTTTTGGAGAAATCACAGCCTGCACCAGCAGCATCAAGGAAAGGCTTGTGCTTCATGGTAGATTGGCTTATATTACTAGTGGTGAGAAAATTGCCCCCATTTTCCCGCTTTTGCGATCCGTGGTAGCTGTCCATGTGAAGGAGAAGCTGCTACTAACTATCACTGCCCATACTGAGGATGGAGAATTTACAAAGTGCATCAACTGTACTCCAAGGGTCAATGGTTCATATCTAGATGAAGTTACCATTGGTTTTGCTGCATTGCGCGTGAAAGTTGTATGGTCGATAATTGACTTTTGAGTATCAAACTTTGGGTTGGCTGGTTGTTAACAGTTTATTATGAAAGTATAGGCAGGATAAATTAGTCTGCAACTACAGTGTATGTTATCGTTTTGGGCTGGTTGTTGGTCTTATGTAAGTGGGGGCACTCTTAGCCTTTTTATTTGATCTCGTGGTAAAATTATTATCGTGGATTATTGTGTGATATTGGATATTGGATGTTGCCCATTGTAGTTTGGCCGGAGTGCTTGTAGGCGAACATGGAGTTGATGCAAGACGCTAGGATGGATATTTGTGGTGTCTCTCCTATTGATGACTGGATAAAACAGTTGCAGATGCTCCTTTTCTGTAGAATATCAAGCTTTTGTTCCTTTTCTTGTCTTTGTAAAATATATGTGGCATTTGGGCATGCCGGACTAGTGACGCCGCAGTTTCTTGGGCATGCCGCAGCTTGCGACTTGTGGCAAGGTTTGGTCATGATTCCAAACACACCCGCAATCCTGTGAAGCTGGGCCTGTACCCCGCGCGACGCTTGGTTGagaaaaaaagtaaaaagtCCTTTCAGCGTTCCCTCAACTACTGTAGTCATCCGATTTTGATCCTCCATCTACGAAACCAGATAAAACCAGATATCCTACACCCCAACTATTCAATACCGTGCAAATCACATTCCTCGCTGATTTTAATGGTTATTTTCACATGACGTGGCAGTTAGATCCTACGTGTTAGTGACATGTGGTAGTTGACCCGCATATAAGGtatctctcttctctcttctctcttctctcttctctctgcTCTATCCGCCGTTCGTCTCCCCCATCTCTCTTTCTCTGAGCTCCGAACTCCCCCGATAGTGATAGGATTTAGCAGGGTCGCACCTTCTCATGGCGGCGGCAACTCTTGAGCTTCCCAAGCTCCTTGGTGAAAGCATGTAGCCCCCTAAGTTGGATTTTGGTAATTAATGACAACATTTGTGGACTAACAATTTTATGGAGAGATGAGTATAGGTTAGTCCCGGAGATGGAATGAGTTTCAAAGGATGCTATGGTGATAGCTCGGACGAATTCACTTTGGAaagctcaaggcaaaggtatatgATAGGGTTTTTCTATTTTACCGGTCGAGAGGTGCTTAGTGGATGATAATTGACTGGATTAATAGGCTGAatagccgtactatcaagaggggtcaATTTCTTTTGCTTGACGGTTCTATAGTGCCACTTTACTCAAACAATTGCATCGCATGCATATAGGTCCATTGTGTTTGAAAAGTGGAAAATCGTTGGTAAAAAATATGCTTTCAAAATGGCTAACACGGTGTGTATGGCGGACGATCTCCTTTGTGAAGGCGGATCGTTATTTGACTTAGCCATATCTTCGAAGTTGTTCTGTTGTGCTGAAAATGGAAGGGCAGACGGTCTGCCAATTAGTTTGGTTTTTAGACAGAACCAGTTCTTGTTATGGTGGGCGCAAGGTTATAGAGGCAGACAGTCCGCCCCCAGTTGGCGAAAGGTCCGCCACATGTTGAAGAATTCGGACGGTCTGCCTATAATGCAATAGTCACTTCTGGCATGCATTTATTGCTGCTATAGCCGTTGGGATGAACGGCGGACGGTCCGCGCTCGTAGAGGCGGACGGTCCGTGAATCCCTGTTTCTGCGCATTTTGAACATAACGGCTAGTGTGGGGGATGGCTCTATAAATACCTCGTGCCTGACCATGGGTGAGGTCTCTTGGATTTTTAAAAAGTATTCTTGAGAtacttgggccttcttcctcctttctctcaCTCATTTTGCTTAGAGGTTGCATTCTTGTGAGATTGAGAGCATCCTAGTGCATTGCATCAAGAGTTTGAGCTTTGTGGCACTAGGGAGTCTTCAAGCAAGTGTCATtggcttgttactcttggaggttgccgcctcctagacggcttggAGGCTGTGGAGTTGTTGATCCCTTCAAGAAGATTGTGAAGGAGCCCCGACTATTCTTGTGAGAGGTTCTTGTGCTCACCTCGCCGGAGCAGTGAAGAGCAACTCTAGTGGAATCAAGGTTTGGAGATGTTCTTTGATTCAAGCCGGCTCAATATCAAGCAAAGTCTTGATAGAGAAGTGGTTGGAAcattgaatccacctcaacatggattaggggtgaCTAGCAAGTCATCGACACCACAGGGAAAATTCGCCTCTTGTCATCGGTTACTTCTTTGCTCAATTTCATTATTGCAATTTACTTTGAGCAATTACATTCCTAGAGATTGAATTGTATCTTGTCACCCTAGGTGTTGCAAACCCTCACCTACCTGGCTACCTCTAGAAAGAGTAGAAATTGAATTTCTCTTGTGTTgctaattaaatttatttagtgttGTTTTGAAACCGCCTATTCACCTCCCCTTAGTGGGTATCCTGGATCCTACACTTGGGCTTGGGGAGGCAAGGCTAGAGCTCATCACGATAGTGGCGCCCAACTCTCCAAGCTCCTTCGGGTGGTGAGGCTGAGCTCCTCACGGACAGGGCGAGGTCTGAGCTCGGGGCGGCAACGACTCCTGAGCTCCTTGGGGCGGCAAGGCCGGAGCTTCTCACGGTTATGGCAAGGGCATGGGGATATAGCTCCATAAGCTCCATGGGGCAGTGGGGCGACCGAGCTCCTCGGGGTGATGGTGCCCACCACCCTAAGCTCCTTAGGGATGTAACGGGTCTTGAGTTTCGTGGGACGGCGGTGGCTTAGGCCCAAGCTTCGATCTGGGGGTGGAGGGCTCATAGCTCAGATGCTGCTGCCGCTTAGCGGCTCGGGGGCCGTTTAGggggtgagagagggaggaggaagagagagaaagggagaagaaGGCCACATGGCACGAGGGCCTACTGCACATGTTGCCCGACATGTGGGGCCCTTGCCACATCATGTAAAGCTACCATCAAAACTAGCGAGAGATGTGATTTGCATGGTATTTCATAGTTCGGGGCGTCAAATATCCGATTTCA encodes the following:
- the LOC101753230 gene encoding uncharacterized protein LOC101753230 gives rise to the protein MKLLEIEQGEGLRARKREAEERIRDYDPKQGGVYYTRFYYAYDLASFDHDEESPIPPMRFTNAVYKSNDDYELCEAVNILSMKVGSLDIEFPIHVYGTVIVRDSLDK